One window from the genome of Variovorax sp. PAMC26660 encodes:
- a CDS encoding M14 family metallopeptidase gives MQTQRTAATRHFSGTYVEARAKFLEAAAQRGAAIESFVLEAHRGALGEELATDVALIGAKDAKKLLLVTSGTHGPEGFCGSGAQVATLNDADLLSRLEQAGVALLLVHAVNPHGFSHLHRTNEDNIDLNRNHIDFNTPLPVNAGYAEVEPLVLPANWPPTPADDAAVAAYIGKHGMTAFRAAVTKGQYTSPDGLFYGGTAPSWSNKTIRAILRKYAASATHIGWIDVHTGLGPYGHGEKIYPGRNTPEDLALAHAWWGADVFAPFAGDSASADVSGPVISTAYDECPNARVAPMGLEFGTLPDLEVLVRLRADTWLRRHPEASEAQKREIRAQLRDAFYCDNEEWKGMVLGQTRVVLLQTLQGLRKA, from the coding sequence ATGCAAACACAACGCACCGCCGCCACCCGCCATTTCTCGGGCACGTATGTCGAAGCCCGCGCCAAGTTCCTTGAAGCCGCTGCGCAGCGCGGCGCGGCCATTGAATCCTTCGTGCTCGAAGCACACCGCGGCGCGCTCGGCGAAGAACTCGCCACCGACGTGGCGCTGATCGGCGCGAAAGACGCCAAGAAACTGCTGCTCGTGACCTCGGGCACGCACGGCCCCGAAGGCTTCTGCGGCTCGGGCGCGCAGGTCGCCACGCTGAACGACGCCGATCTGCTGAGCCGGCTCGAACAGGCCGGTGTGGCGCTGCTGCTGGTGCATGCGGTGAACCCGCACGGTTTTTCGCACCTGCACCGCACGAACGAAGACAACATCGACCTGAACCGCAACCACATCGACTTCAACACGCCGCTGCCGGTGAACGCCGGGTACGCCGAGGTCGAGCCGCTGGTGCTGCCCGCAAACTGGCCGCCCACACCCGCCGATGACGCGGCCGTGGCCGCCTACATCGGCAAGCACGGCATGACCGCCTTTCGCGCGGCCGTCACCAAGGGCCAGTACACCTCGCCCGACGGCCTGTTCTACGGTGGCACCGCGCCGTCGTGGAGCAACAAGACCATTCGCGCGATCCTGCGCAAGTACGCGGCATCGGCCACGCACATCGGCTGGATCGACGTGCACACCGGCCTTGGCCCCTACGGTCATGGCGAGAAGATCTACCCGGGCCGCAACACGCCCGAAGACCTCGCGCTGGCGCATGCATGGTGGGGCGCCGATGTGTTCGCGCCCTTTGCCGGCGACTCGGCTTCAGCCGACGTATCGGGGCCGGTGATTTCGACCGCCTACGACGAATGCCCGAACGCGCGCGTCGCGCCGATGGGCCTGGAGTTCGGCACGCTGCCCGACCTGGAGGTGCTGGTGCGCCTGCGCGCCGACACCTGGCTGCGCCGCCATCCCGAAGCATCGGAAGCGCAAAAGCGCGAGATTCGCGCGCAACTGCGGGACGCCTTCTACTGCGACAACGAAGAATGGAAGGGCATGGTGCTGGGCCAGACGCGCGTCGTGCTGCTGCAGACGCTGCAAGGCTTGCGCAAGGCCTGA
- a CDS encoding enoyl-CoA hydratase/isomerase family protein, whose protein sequence is MDYARYQTLAITRRGTHGAVLDIQMRAANGKLPTAGHDGHRELAEIWRDVSADDSVRCAVLRGEGQGFSGGGDLAMVQDMTTDDAVRQRVWREARDLVYNIINCDKPIVSAMHGPAVGAGLVAGLLADISIATKNAKIVDGHTRLGVAAGDHAAIVWPLLCGMAKAKYHLLLCEPVSGEEAERIGLVSLAVDEADLLPRAYEVADRLAAGSQSAIRLTKYALNNWLRQAGPTFDASLALEFMGFAGADVREGVASLRERRAPNFG, encoded by the coding sequence ATGGACTACGCCCGCTACCAGACCCTTGCCATCACGCGCCGAGGCACCCATGGGGCGGTCCTCGACATCCAGATGCGCGCGGCCAACGGCAAGCTGCCCACGGCGGGCCATGACGGCCATCGCGAGCTGGCCGAAATCTGGCGCGATGTGTCGGCCGACGACAGCGTGCGCTGCGCGGTGCTGCGGGGCGAAGGGCAGGGCTTCTCGGGCGGCGGTGACCTCGCCATGGTGCAGGACATGACCACCGACGACGCGGTGCGCCAGCGCGTGTGGAGGGAGGCGCGCGACCTCGTCTACAACATCATCAACTGCGACAAGCCCATCGTGAGCGCCATGCATGGCCCGGCAGTGGGTGCGGGGCTGGTGGCGGGCCTGCTGGCCGACATTTCCATCGCCACGAAGAACGCGAAGATCGTCGACGGACATACGCGGCTCGGCGTGGCGGCGGGCGACCATGCGGCCATCGTGTGGCCGCTGCTGTGTGGCATGGCCAAGGCCAAGTACCACCTGCTGCTGTGCGAGCCGGTGAGCGGCGAGGAGGCCGAGCGCATCGGCCTCGTGTCGCTCGCTGTGGACGAGGCTGACCTGCTGCCGCGCGCCTACGAAGTGGCCGACCGGCTGGCCGCCGGCAGCCAGAGCGCGATCCGCCTGACCAAGTACGCGTTGAACAACTGGCTGCGCCAGGCCGGCCCGACCTTCGACGCCTCGCTGGCGCTCGAATTCATGGGCTTCGCGGGCGCCGACGTGCGCGAGGGCGTGGCCTCGCTGCGCGAGCGGCGCGCGCCGAACTTCGGCTGA
- a CDS encoding DUF2164 domain-containing protein encodes MSIEISKEARQQAIASIERYFRENMEEPIGNIGAGALLGFFLEEVGPVVYNKAVTDVQERLQSRLSEVDLEVHEDEFQYWRKFDKQKKGR; translated from the coding sequence GTGAGCATCGAGATATCGAAGGAAGCGCGACAGCAGGCCATCGCGTCGATCGAGCGCTATTTCCGCGAGAACATGGAAGAGCCGATCGGCAACATTGGAGCCGGTGCGCTGCTCGGTTTCTTTCTCGAAGAGGTTGGCCCGGTCGTCTACAACAAGGCCGTGACCGACGTGCAGGAGCGCTTGCAGTCCCGGCTTTCGGAAGTCGACCTCGAAGTGCACGAGGACGAATTCCAGTATTGGCGCAAGTTCGACAAACAGAAAAAGGGCCGGTAA
- a CDS encoding GNAT family N-acetyltransferase: MNTSTNASPIAASAQVREAVMADLGAVQALYAELRPHDPMLAPEEAKRLWAGIVDNPHACIVVAQIDGQLGATCMLATLPNLASGGRRIGVIEHVITAAAFRRRGLARVVLGHALALAWQQGCCKVMLLSGMAREEAHGLYESVGFRGDVERGFVAKPGPGTID; the protein is encoded by the coding sequence ATGAACACCTCGACGAACGCTTCTCCCATCGCCGCCAGCGCCCAGGTGCGCGAAGCCGTGATGGCCGACCTTGGCGCGGTGCAGGCGCTGTACGCCGAACTCCGGCCGCATGACCCGATGCTGGCGCCGGAAGAGGCGAAGCGGCTCTGGGCCGGCATCGTCGACAACCCGCATGCCTGCATCGTCGTCGCGCAGATCGACGGCCAACTGGGTGCCACCTGCATGCTGGCGACCCTGCCGAACCTTGCCAGCGGCGGCCGGCGCATCGGTGTCATCGAACACGTCATCACGGCTGCCGCCTTTCGCAGGCGCGGGCTGGCCCGCGTGGTGCTCGGACATGCACTCGCGCTGGCGTGGCAGCAGGGCTGCTGCAAGGTGATGCTGTTGTCGGGCATGGCGCGCGAGGAGGCGCATGGCCTCTACGAATCCGTCGGGTTTCGCGGCGACGTGGAGCGCGGCTTCGTGGCCAAGCCAGGCCCCGGCACAATCGATTGA
- a CDS encoding YncE family protein, with protein MKFRPAALAALALAALAGCNSMTPTVPQRQLMLVANDEKQSWNDAGGVILGPMGRDTVQVLDIGTDPLAPKVIGTLQLDNTIAGPPTNLAITPGETLALVANSLNVVEENGARKQVPDNRLFVIDLTTTPPRLIDTLQIGKQPSGLSINRAGNLALVANRADNSVSVLRIAGKKVTLIDTVAMGDSVAHVRFTPDGKRALAAKFPSHKIALLDVNGEKVTYNKVDLAAGLWPYNVDVTPDGKLALTADNGNSGASDGQIDTVSVIDMEAAPPRVVDKVVVGDGPEGLAVSPTGKHAVAVILRGSNAAKNAYFYNRNGSVVLLKIDGKKVTRANEVEVRGLPEGAVWSADGKYLYVGNFIDQDITILRLDGEALVPTGKSFPLQGHPASMRGTMTH; from the coding sequence ATGAAGTTTCGCCCTGCCGCATTGGCGGCCCTCGCCCTGGCCGCACTCGCCGGCTGCAACAGCATGACCCCCACGGTGCCGCAGCGCCAACTGATGCTGGTCGCCAACGACGAAAAGCAGTCGTGGAACGACGCCGGCGGCGTGATCCTCGGGCCGATGGGGCGCGACACGGTGCAGGTGCTCGACATCGGCACCGACCCGCTGGCGCCCAAGGTCATCGGCACGCTGCAGCTCGACAACACCATCGCCGGTCCGCCGACCAACCTTGCGATCACGCCCGGTGAAACGCTGGCGCTGGTCGCCAATTCGCTCAACGTGGTTGAAGAGAACGGCGCGCGCAAGCAGGTGCCCGACAACCGCCTCTTCGTGATCGACCTGACGACCACGCCGCCCAGGCTGATCGACACGCTGCAGATCGGCAAGCAGCCCTCGGGCCTGTCGATCAACCGCGCGGGCAACCTCGCGCTAGTGGCCAACCGCGCCGACAACTCGGTCAGCGTGCTGCGCATCGCTGGCAAGAAAGTCACGCTGATCGACACCGTGGCCATGGGCGACTCGGTGGCGCATGTGCGCTTCACGCCCGATGGCAAGCGTGCGCTGGCGGCCAAGTTTCCGAGCCACAAGATCGCGCTGCTCGACGTGAACGGCGAGAAGGTCACTTACAACAAGGTCGACCTCGCGGCCGGCCTGTGGCCCTACAACGTGGACGTGACACCTGACGGCAAGCTCGCGCTGACGGCGGACAACGGCAATTCGGGCGCGTCCGATGGCCAGATCGACACCGTGAGCGTGATCGACATGGAGGCCGCACCGCCGCGCGTGGTCGACAAGGTGGTGGTCGGCGACGGCCCCGAAGGCCTGGCCGTAAGCCCGACCGGCAAGCATGCCGTGGCGGTGATCCTGCGCGGCAGCAACGCGGCCAAGAACGCCTACTTCTACAACCGCAACGGCTCGGTCGTGCTGCTGAAGATCGACGGCAAGAAGGTTACGCGTGCCAACGAAGTCGAGGTGCGCGGCCTGCCCGAAGGCGCGGTGTGGAGCGCCGATGGAAAGTACCTCTACGTGGGCAACTTCATCGACCAGGACATCACGATCCTGCGGCTCGATGGCGAGGCGCTGGTGCCCACCGGCAAGTCATTCCCGCTGCAGGGGCATCCGGCCTCGATGCGCGGGACAATGACGCACTGA
- a CDS encoding DUF808 domain-containing protein codes for MATSLLLLLDDIATVLDDVSILTKVAAKKTAGVLGDDLALNAQQVSGVRAEREIPVVWAVCKGSFVNKLILVPAALAIGTWLPWLVTPLLMVGGAFLCFEGTEKLAHKFLHKKEHEADTERHEKAVADVAVDVVAVEKEKIKGAVRTDFILSAEIIAITLGTVQGQPFITQLSVLAGIALIMTIGVYGLVAGIVKLDDAGLYLSQRASAAARALGRSILATAPWLMKGLSVAGTAAMFLVGGGILVHGVPSFGHAIEDWAKATGGVFGTLGSMGVNAGVGLVAGAIVLAGVELFGKLRGKKA; via the coding sequence ATGGCCACCAGCCTGCTCCTGCTGCTCGACGACATCGCGACCGTCCTTGACGATGTGTCGATCCTTACCAAAGTGGCCGCCAAGAAGACGGCCGGTGTGCTGGGCGACGACCTGGCGCTCAATGCGCAGCAGGTGTCCGGCGTCAGGGCCGAGCGCGAGATTCCGGTGGTGTGGGCGGTGTGCAAGGGCTCGTTCGTCAACAAGCTCATCCTGGTGCCCGCGGCGCTGGCCATCGGCACCTGGCTGCCCTGGCTGGTGACGCCGCTGCTGATGGTGGGTGGCGCTTTTCTCTGCTTCGAAGGCACCGAAAAGCTCGCGCACAAGTTCCTGCACAAGAAGGAACACGAGGCCGACACCGAACGCCACGAAAAGGCTGTGGCCGATGTTGCGGTCGACGTGGTCGCGGTGGAAAAAGAAAAGATCAAGGGCGCGGTGCGCACCGACTTCATTCTCTCGGCCGAAATCATCGCCATCACGCTCGGCACCGTGCAGGGCCAGCCTTTCATCACGCAGCTCAGCGTGCTGGCAGGCATCGCGCTGATCATGACCATCGGCGTGTACGGCCTCGTGGCCGGCATCGTGAAGCTCGACGACGCGGGCCTCTACCTGAGCCAGCGCGCCAGCGCGGCTGCACGCGCCCTGGGCCGCAGCATCCTGGCCACGGCGCCCTGGCTCATGAAGGGCCTGTCGGTTGCCGGCACGGCGGCCATGTTCCTCGTGGGCGGCGGCATCCTGGTGCACGGCGTGCCCTCGTTCGGCCATGCGATCGAAGACTGGGCCAAGGCCACGGGCGGCGTGTTCGGCACGCTCGGCTCGATGGGCGTGAACGCAGGCGTGGGCCTCGTGGCCGGCGCCATCGTGCTGGCGGGCGTGGAACTCTTCGGCAAGCTGCGCGGCAAGAAGGCTTGA
- a CDS encoding PepSY-associated TM helix domain-containing protein, with product MDRDSSLGHTARVRAHQRRTTIVQWIRRTHGWFGLWGAVLGLLFGFSGIWLNHRNVLKLPQAQERTRAQLALPDPVPETPEAMSQWLQGALRMSGPPNSTRIEPAKPVAWADKSDKSAPALTQPAHWLFNFGGPNEVVQAEYWQGNRSVGVNTTHNGFVATLTNMHKGGGMPLPWILLVDTLAGSLIFLSLSGVALWMLTHRRRVGLALFGASLAAMLAIALSAL from the coding sequence ATGGACCGCGACAGCAGCCTCGGCCACACCGCACGCGTGCGGGCCCACCAGCGCCGCACGACCATCGTGCAATGGATTCGCCGCACCCACGGCTGGTTCGGGCTGTGGGGCGCGGTGCTCGGGTTGCTGTTCGGTTTCAGCGGCATCTGGCTCAACCACCGCAATGTGTTGAAGCTGCCGCAGGCCCAGGAGCGCACCCGCGCCCAACTGGCGCTGCCCGACCCGGTGCCCGAAACGCCCGAGGCCATGAGCCAATGGCTGCAGGGCGCGCTGCGCATGAGCGGGCCGCCCAATTCCACGCGCATCGAGCCGGCCAAGCCGGTGGCCTGGGCCGACAAGAGCGACAAGAGTGCCCCGGCGCTCACGCAGCCGGCGCACTGGCTGTTCAATTTCGGCGGCCCGAACGAAGTGGTGCAGGCCGAGTACTGGCAGGGCAATCGCTCGGTCGGTGTGAACACCACGCACAACGGCTTTGTCGCCACGCTCACCAACATGCACAAGGGCGGCGGCATGCCGCTGCCGTGGATTTTGCTGGTCGACACGCTGGCCGGCAGCCTGATCTTCCTGTCGCTCTCGGGCGTGGCGCTGTGGATGCTCACGCACCGCCGCCGCGTGGGGCTGGCGCTGTTCGGCGCCTCGCTGGCCGCCATGCTGGCGATCGCGCTCAGCGCGCTCTGA
- a CDS encoding GNAT family N-acetyltransferase has translation MSDYEVRPATLRDAKAVAEVHALAAKAAYEGILSEEDLRVIAPASREAKWREAIEYSEPQVRVAVLGSEIVGFVGFDRSRDPKTPPTTGEIWAIYVKPEHWGKGVGVALWDAAREGLEEEGCSTVTIWVPIRNDRAMRFHELAGFKREMKTAKTTALGTVRVEEIRLKRTVA, from the coding sequence ATGTCAGATTACGAAGTTCGCCCCGCCACCCTGCGCGACGCCAAGGCCGTCGCCGAAGTCCATGCCCTGGCCGCCAAGGCCGCCTACGAAGGCATCCTCTCCGAAGAAGACCTGCGCGTCATCGCTCCCGCCTCGCGCGAAGCCAAGTGGCGCGAAGCCATCGAATACAGCGAGCCGCAGGTGCGCGTGGCCGTGCTGGGCAGCGAAATCGTCGGCTTTGTCGGTTTCGACCGCTCGCGCGACCCCAAGACGCCGCCCACCACGGGTGAAATCTGGGCCATCTACGTCAAGCCCGAACACTGGGGCAAGGGCGTCGGCGTGGCCCTGTGGGACGCCGCGCGCGAAGGCCTGGAAGAAGAAGGCTGCAGCACGGTCACCATCTGGGTGCCCATCCGCAACGACCGCGCCATGCGCTTCCATGAACTCGCCGGCTTCAAGCGCGAGATGAAGACCGCCAAGACCACCGCACTGGGCACCGTGCGCGTGGAAGAAATCCGCCTCAAGCGCACCGTCGCCTGA
- a CDS encoding VF530 family DNA-binding protein, producing the protein MTDETPAPGKPIQPRNPLHGLTLEAIVTALADYYGWEHLGELVPIRCFAIDPSVGSSLKFLRKTPWAREKVESLYLFMLREQRREQQQQQPPQDPQQP; encoded by the coding sequence GTGACCGACGAGACGCCAGCGCCAGGCAAGCCGATCCAGCCCCGGAACCCGTTGCACGGGCTCACGCTGGAGGCCATCGTGACGGCGCTGGCCGACTACTACGGATGGGAGCACCTGGGCGAGCTGGTGCCCATCCGCTGCTTTGCGATCGACCCGAGCGTGGGCTCCAGCCTGAAGTTCCTGCGCAAGACACCCTGGGCGCGCGAGAAGGTCGAGAGCCTCTATCTCTTCATGCTGCGCGAGCAACGCCGCGAACAGCAGCAGCAACAACCCCCGCAAGACCCGCAGCAACCGTGA
- a CDS encoding 2Fe-2S iron-sulfur cluster-binding protein, protein MRVRLEPSGLDFETEAGTTLLKAAEAAGIELPSSCRNGTCRTCICQRLSGETRHIIEWPGLSADEKDEGWILPCVAEALSDLVLDVPKAFSVF, encoded by the coding sequence ATGAGGGTCCGACTCGAACCATCCGGGCTGGACTTCGAGACCGAAGCCGGCACCACGCTCCTGAAGGCCGCCGAAGCGGCCGGCATCGAGCTGCCGAGTTCGTGCCGCAACGGCACCTGCCGCACCTGCATCTGCCAGCGGCTGTCCGGCGAAACGCGCCACATCATCGAATGGCCCGGCCTGAGCGCCGATGAAAAGGACGAGGGCTGGATTCTTCCCTGCGTGGCCGAGGCGCTGAGCGACCTCGTGCTCGACGTGCCGAAGGCGTTCTCGGTTTTCTAG
- a CDS encoding MFS transporter, whose protein sequence is MSGPAPASSPSPDAAAIAPGNLPSPSFSDLTRERPFMQMWTARLFGTAASQMLLVAIGWHMYELTGSAWDLGLVGLYQFVPALLLALLAGHIVDRHHRGRIVAACFAVQGLVALVLLLAVQEKHDTRGLLLGLSLVLGAVRAFQMPAQQALTPLLVPPTMLARAMAFSSAGMQGAIIGGPALGGLLFVAGMAVVYGASVAFFAVACALVLRLRYAYTPAAREPVTLATVFAGVDFIWKRKPVLGAVSLDLFAVLLGGAVALLPIYAKDILHTGPWGLGLLRGAPAVGALVMSIALTRRPVERHIGRTLLMAIALFGLCMVVFGLSKSFVVSLIALAVSGGADMVNVVIRQTLVQLETPDAMRGRVSAVNSIFIGASNQLGEFESGATAALLGPVGSVVVGGVGTVLVALTWFRLFPSLAQRDRMVVAMPAAAVKSPGTA, encoded by the coding sequence ATGTCCGGCCCTGCCCCAGCCTCTTCCCCCTCTCCAGACGCCGCCGCCATTGCGCCCGGCAATCTCCCTTCGCCGAGCTTTTCCGACCTGACGCGCGAGCGCCCGTTCATGCAGATGTGGACGGCGCGGCTCTTTGGCACGGCTGCTTCGCAGATGCTGCTGGTGGCCATCGGCTGGCACATGTACGAACTCACCGGCAGCGCCTGGGATTTGGGCCTCGTGGGCCTTTACCAGTTCGTGCCCGCGCTGCTGCTGGCGCTGCTGGCCGGCCACATCGTCGATCGCCACCATCGCGGTCGCATCGTGGCCGCCTGTTTCGCGGTACAGGGGCTGGTGGCGCTGGTGCTGCTGCTGGCGGTGCAGGAGAAGCACGACACACGCGGCCTGCTGCTGGGCCTGTCGCTGGTGCTGGGGGCGGTGCGCGCCTTCCAGATGCCCGCGCAGCAGGCGCTGACCCCACTGCTGGTGCCGCCGACCATGCTGGCGCGCGCGATGGCCTTCAGCTCGGCCGGCATGCAGGGCGCGATCATCGGCGGGCCCGCGCTCGGCGGGCTGCTGTTCGTGGCGGGCATGGCGGTGGTTTACGGCGCCAGCGTGGCCTTCTTCGCCGTGGCCTGCGCGCTGGTGCTGCGGCTGCGCTATGCCTACACGCCGGCCGCACGCGAGCCGGTCACGCTGGCCACCGTGTTCGCGGGCGTCGACTTCATCTGGAAACGCAAGCCCGTGCTGGGTGCCGTCTCGCTGGACCTGTTCGCGGTGCTGCTCGGTGGTGCCGTGGCGCTGCTGCCGATCTATGCCAAGGACATCCTGCACACGGGGCCGTGGGGGTTGGGCCTGCTGCGCGGCGCGCCCGCGGTCGGCGCGCTGGTGATGTCGATCGCGCTCACGCGGCGGCCAGTCGAGCGCCACATCGGACGCACGTTGCTGATGGCGATTGCGCTGTTCGGCCTGTGCATGGTGGTGTTCGGCCTGTCGAAGAGCTTTGTCGTCTCCCTGATTGCGCTGGCGGTGTCCGGTGGGGCCGACATGGTCAACGTGGTGATCCGCCAGACGCTGGTGCAGCTCGAAACGCCCGACGCCATGCGCGGGCGGGTGAGCGCGGTCAATTCGATCTTCATCGGTGCCAGCAACCAGCTTGGCGAATTCGAGTCAGGCGCCACGGCCGCATTGCTTGGGCCGGTCGGCTCGGTGGTCGTGGGTGGTGTGGGAACTGTGCTGGTGGCGCTGACCTGGTTCCGGCTGTTCCCGTCGCTGGCGCAGCGGGACCGGATGGTGGTGGCAATGCCCGCCGCCGCCGTCAAATCGCCCGGAACGGCCTAG
- a CDS encoding RluA family pseudouridine synthase: protein MTVPPLLQPIHEDPFLLVLDKPAGLLCVPGRGDDKQDCLSARALRQWPDALIVHRLDMGTSGLVVMARGVEMQRALSAAFAERRVHKRYEAIVDGRMSLREDWSLIDAPLMADWPRRPLQKTDPDGKPSITRWRALASTTPLDEPEATHVLLEPLTGRTHQLRVHLLSIGHPILGDALYGDAAVQARAPRLLLHASELGFVHPVTQQDLRWKSPPGFSLALLSP from the coding sequence ATGACCGTGCCACCGCTTCTGCAACCGATCCACGAAGACCCGTTCCTGCTGGTGCTCGACAAGCCCGCCGGCCTGCTCTGCGTGCCCGGCCGCGGCGACGACAAGCAGGACTGCCTGAGCGCACGCGCCTTGCGGCAATGGCCCGATGCGCTGATCGTGCATCGCCTCGACATGGGCACCAGCGGCCTTGTGGTGATGGCGCGCGGCGTCGAGATGCAGCGCGCACTGAGCGCAGCCTTCGCCGAGCGCCGGGTGCACAAGCGCTACGAAGCGATCGTCGACGGACGCATGTCGCTGCGCGAGGACTGGTCGCTGATCGACGCGCCGCTGATGGCCGACTGGCCGCGCCGTCCGCTGCAAAAAACCGATCCGGACGGAAAACCCAGCATCACGCGCTGGCGTGCGCTGGCTTCAACGACGCCGCTCGATGAACCCGAAGCCACGCATGTGTTGCTGGAGCCGCTGACCGGCCGTACCCATCAATTGCGCGTGCATCTCTTGTCGATCGGGCATCCGATCCTCGGCGATGCGCTGTACGGCGATGCCGCAGTGCAGGCGCGTGCTCCGCGCCTGCTGTTGCATGCGAGCGAACTGGGTTTCGTGCACCCGGTGACGCAGCAAGACCTTCGATGGAAGAGCCCGCCCGGCTTTTCTCTTGCGCTGCTCAGCCCTTGA
- a CDS encoding universal stress protein, translating into MFNHILVPIDGSETSMLAVSKASGLALAFGSRITLIHVIDNYPFIGVGADYALGQNEYLAAATASANAALARGVAALAAEGLHSDQRVIDGHVVHEGIVDTAIAIAADLIVMGSHGRSGIEKLLLGSVTQRVLQDANMPVLVVKG; encoded by the coding sequence ATGTTCAATCACATCCTGGTACCCATCGACGGCTCCGAAACTTCCATGCTCGCGGTCAGCAAGGCCAGTGGCCTGGCGTTGGCCTTTGGAAGCCGCATCACGTTGATTCACGTGATCGACAACTACCCCTTCATCGGCGTGGGCGCGGACTACGCGCTCGGCCAGAACGAATACCTGGCTGCCGCCACGGCGAGCGCCAATGCAGCCCTGGCACGCGGCGTCGCGGCGCTGGCGGCCGAGGGCCTGCACAGCGACCAGCGTGTGATCGACGGCCACGTGGTGCACGAAGGCATCGTCGACACCGCCATCGCCATTGCAGCCGACCTGATCGTGATGGGGTCGCATGGCCGCAGCGGCATCGAGAAACTGCTGCTCGGCAGCGTGACGCAGCGCGTGCTGCAGGACGCGAACATGCCGGTGCTGGTCGTCAAGGGCTGA
- a CDS encoding 2OG-Fe dioxygenase family protein, with the protein MTTAAFTPPFINPAELPAALREQGYAVLSPQGVSDWLGVPLAQLNALHADWNDLPPDDYLKDGGRYRTRRHACFTVEADDHATLQQVPHRAHWQPVEYNALHGGMQRWFAPMLDATVAQPVWQRLLQQLGKASSDMRGAPQRWYVEAHQFRIDTAGGIGRPTPEGAHRDGVDLVAVALVGRQGIKGGETRVFEANGRRGERFTMTEPWTLLVLDDARVIHESTPIQPMEEGGDGWRDTLVVTCRAKGFQGE; encoded by the coding sequence GTGACAACGGCCGCATTCACCCCGCCCTTCATCAACCCCGCCGAACTGCCCGCCGCATTGCGCGAGCAGGGTTATGCTGTGCTGAGCCCGCAAGGCGTGTCCGACTGGCTCGGCGTGCCGCTCGCGCAACTCAACGCACTGCATGCGGACTGGAACGATCTGCCGCCCGACGACTACCTGAAGGACGGCGGCCGCTATCGCACGCGGCGCCATGCCTGCTTCACCGTCGAGGCCGACGACCACGCCACGCTGCAGCAAGTGCCGCATCGCGCGCACTGGCAGCCGGTGGAGTACAACGCGCTGCACGGCGGCATGCAGCGCTGGTTTGCGCCGATGCTGGACGCCACGGTGGCACAGCCGGTGTGGCAGCGGCTGCTGCAGCAGCTCGGCAAGGCCAGCAGCGACATGCGCGGTGCACCGCAGCGCTGGTACGTCGAGGCGCACCAGTTCCGCATCGACACCGCCGGCGGCATCGGCCGCCCGACGCCGGAAGGTGCGCATCGCGATGGCGTCGATCTGGTCGCGGTGGCGCTGGTCGGGCGCCAGGGCATCAAGGGCGGCGAAACGCGCGTGTTCGAGGCCAACGGCCGCCGCGGCGAACGCTTCACCATGACCGAGCCGTGGACGCTGCTGGTGCTCGACGACGCACGTGTGATTCACGAATCGACGCCGATCCAGCCGATGGAAGAGGGCGGCGACGGATGGCGCGACACGCTCGTGGTCACCTGCCGCGCCAAGGGTTTCCAGGGGGAATAA
- a CDS encoding DUF427 domain-containing protein codes for MKATWNGVTIADSDDTVLVEGNHYFPMSSLNRDHVTFSNHKTTCPWKGTASYYSLLVNGELNTDAAWYYADPKPEAEEIRDRVAFWKDVKVAA; via the coding sequence ATGAAAGCAACCTGGAACGGCGTCACCATCGCCGATAGCGACGACACCGTGCTCGTCGAAGGCAACCACTATTTCCCGATGAGTTCGCTCAATCGCGATCACGTCACCTTCAGCAACCACAAGACCACCTGCCCCTGGAAGGGCACCGCGAGCTATTACTCGCTGCTGGTCAATGGCGAGCTCAACACCGACGCCGCCTGGTACTACGCCGACCCGAAGCCCGAAGCCGAGGAAATTCGCGACCGCGTCGCGTTCTGGAAGGACGTGAAGGTCGCCGCGTGA